In the Wyeomyia smithii strain HCP4-BCI-WySm-NY-G18 chromosome 2, ASM2978416v1, whole genome shotgun sequence genome, one interval contains:
- the LOC129724401 gene encoding uncharacterized protein LOC129724401, whose amino-acid sequence MSEKRMNKIMKNFLERGLREPCASDSKASDPEHQIQTEDYNNNTIAMEIVSNEELAISENEARISLIVKKKKSAKRYVQQYKEVWEKELPWLEQRGESAYCKVCESSLKFENGGIKDLRTHQRQETHKKAASAILNRSNDLKKMLPSELATVDACIRLCLYAVHKNISFRAMDELIPTLKASFPDSKILNSVRMCRTKAARIIIAVTGETQKNRLIQIMQQTYFSIIVDESTDITSEKVLCVVVRYYDENVGHIRDVFFDLIELDASNASSKKTAIVKRLDQFNIPYKKFMLGIGSDNAAVMVGQRHSVTSLLRDDCPHLISMPCICHSLALCASYASKKLPDHLEQMLKDIYSYLSASPVRLQQFDKIQCMLDFNPIRVPRMHDVRFLSRGQVVKAVLSRYEPLQIYFGLASNVDNLSNASKIHKTLADTVTEIYLLFLDFILPFVDNMNKLFQSEKPEIISLHATLSRKLRHLLSYFIKDDVTRSTNLTDIKFHPHDFKPVHD is encoded by the exons ATGTCCGAAAAGAGAATgaataaaattatgaaaaattttttggaGAGAGGCTTGCGAGAACCCTGCGCTAGCGATTCGAAAG CGAGCGACCCTGAACATCAAATCCAAACAGAAGACTACAACAACAACACAATAGCTATGGAAATAGTCAGCAATGAGGAACTTGCAATTAGTGAAAATGAGGCAAGAATAAGTTTAAtcgtaaaaaagaaaaaat CTGCTAAACGCTACGTTCAACAATACAAAGAAGTCTGGGAAAAAGAGCTACCGTGGCTTGAACAGCGAGGAGAATCTGCATACTGTAAGGTTTGTGAATCTTCCTTGAAATTTGAAAACGGAGGGATAAAGGATTTACGAACACATCAAAGACAGGAAACTCACAAAAAAGCTGCATCAGCAATTTTAAACCGAAGCAATGATTTGAAGAAAATGCTACCATCAGAACTAGCAACTGTAGATGCGTGCATTCGATTATGCTTGTACGCAGTACACAAAAATATTTCGTTCAGAGCTATGGACGAACTCATACCGACATTAAAAGCATCCTTTCCTGATTCAAAAATTCTTAATTCAGTGAGAATGTGCCGCACGAAAGCGGCAAGAATTATCATCGCAGTGACTGGAGAAACGCAGAAAAATAGACTGATCCAGATCATGCAGCAAACTTACTTCAGTATAATCGTGGATGAATCCACCGATATTACATCGGAAAAAGTTCTGTGTGTCGTTGTGAGGTACTACGACGAGAATGTGGGTCACATTCGCGACGTGTTTTTTGATCTGATTGAACTCGATGCGAGTAACGCTTCTTctaaaaaaacagcaattgtTAAAAGACTCGATCAGTTCAACATCCCATATAAAAAGTTTATGCTCGGAATAGGGAGCGACAACGCTGCTGTCATGGTCGGACAGAGACATTCAGTAACGAGTCTACTGCGGGACGATTGTCCGCATCTCATCAGTATGCCCTGTATATGCCACTCTCTCGCCTTATGCGCGTCTTACGCTAGCAAAAAGTTACCCGATCATCTGGAACAAATGCTAAAAGATATTTACAGCTATCTATCTGCTAGCCCGGTTAGATTGCAGcaatttgataaaattcaatGCATGCTAGATTTCAATCCAATCCGCGTGCCACGGATGCATGATGTTCGATTTTTGTCTAGAGGACAG GTTGTGAAGGCTGTTTTGTCTAGATATGAACCGTTGCAGATATACTTTGGACTTGCGTCAAACGTTGATAATTTATCGAACGCATCGAAAATTCATAAAACGCTCGCTGATACCGTTACCGAAATCTACCTGTTATTTTTAGATTTCATTTTGCCGTTCGTTGATAATATGAACAAACTTTTTCAATCGGAAAAACCGGAAATCATTTCACTCCATGCAACTTTATCAAGAAAACTTAGACATTTACTTAGCTACTTCATAAAAGATGATGTCACGCGATCTACAAACTTGACTGATATTAAATTTCACCCCCATGATTTCAAGCCGGTTCATGATTGA